The genomic stretch TCTTAATTAATTCTGGCACTACTTCAAAAATATCTCCTATTACACCATAATCAGAGTTTTGAAATATAGGAGCTTCTGGATCTATGTTTATTGCTATTATTCTTCTTGCTCCAGAAATTCCTACTAGGTGCTGTACCGCTCCAGAAATTCCAAGAGCGATGTAAAGCTTAGGTCTAATTGTAGTCCCAGTTTGACCTATTTGCCTTTCTTTAGGATACCAGCCCATATCTGCTAGTGGCTTAGAAACACCTACAACCCCGTTAACTACTGAAGCCAATTCCTCAGCAAGTTTAATATTTTCTGGCGACTTAATTCCCCTACCAACGCCTATGACTATATCTGCTTCGGCCAATACATTCCTCTTCTGTAGTTTAGTATAATTCAATACTTTGAATTTCGTAGAAGGATCCTCTATTTCCTCAACTATGACTTCTCCTTCCTTTGGAATTTTAATGGGATAAAAGACACCGCCTCTTACTGTTATCATAACTGGCTTATGATTAGGGCAAATAATTGTACTCATTTCCTTTCCACCGAAATCCGGTCTTGTTGAATAGATTATTCCTTTTTCATCAACATCAAAACTCACACAATCGGCAATCAATCCAGTGTCAACTTCGATTGCAGTAGTTGAAGCTAATTCCCTTGAATTTCTTGTACCTGGGAAGAAGACGGCTTCAGGTTTATATTTCTTAATAACTTTTGATAAAGCCCTAGTATAAACATCATTAATGTAGAATGGAAATCCTTTAACTCTAGCGTAATATACTTTATCAACGCCGTAATTAAATGCCTCTTTAATAATTGGTTTAACTTCATCATCGCCAACTATTACACCAGCTAATTTGGTATCTAAGAGATCTGCTATTCTCCTTCCTTCAGACATAATCTCCAATGACACTCTGTTTACCTCATCTCCGTAATGATCAATATAAACCCAAATTTCACCATTTACCTTAGCCTTTGGTTGAGGTTTAACATATGTTTCTTTTACTTCATTAACTTCCTTTAGTGATCTAACAATTTTATCGTAAACCCATTGCGGTGCATCATTACCTCTGTAAATTTCTGGATTCCTTGTTTTTGGTGGTGGATGAACTTTAATTACTTTAGTAGGTGAACCAGCTAAACCAATTTTATTAGGCTCAGCATCTATGTCATCCTTAGATAATTTAGGTATCTTAACAGTTTTTGATTTAATTAGGCTAAGAATATCAGGCTCTCTGGGTTTATTTATCGTTTCTAATATTGTAAAAACTGCAGGTAAAGGAACTTCTATTTCCTCTTCCTCGTTCTCTACAGTCCTAACCACTTTAGCTTTTC from Sulfolobus sp. S-194 encodes the following:
- a CDS encoding FAD-binding protein, translated to MRIFVSIKQVPDADDLRIDPVTNNLVREGVPAVINPPDLHAIEEGIRLRERYGGKVIVITMGPPQAENALREAIAMGADEAYLITDRAMAGADTWATSYTLYKAIKKIGEGDIYLFGRRAVDGETEQVGPQTGKWLGVPSVGYVSKFVEIGEGKAKVVRTVENEEEEIEVPLPAVFTILETINKPREPDILSLIKSKTVKIPKLSKDDIDAEPNKIGLAGSPTKVIKVHPPPKTRNPEIYRGNDAPQWVYDKIVRSLKEVNEVKETYVKPQPKAKVNGEIWVYIDHYGDEVNRVSLEIMSEGRRIADLLDTKLAGVIVGDDEVKPIIKEAFNYGVDKVYYARVKGFPFYINDVYTRALSKVIKKYKPEAVFFPGTRNSRELASTTAIEVDTGLIADCVSFDVDEKGIIYSTRPDFGGKEMSTIICPNHKPVMITVRGGVFYPIKIPKEGEVIVEEIEDPSTKFKVLNYTKLQKRNVLAEADIVIGVGRGIKSPENIKLAEELASVVNGVVGVSKPLADMGWYPKERQIGQTGTTIRPKLYIALGISGAVQHLVGISGARRIIAINIDPEAPIFQNSDYGVIGDIFEVVPELIKIIKEKGVPQ